From Macaca fascicularis isolate 582-1 chromosome 14, T2T-MFA8v1.1, a single genomic window includes:
- the DPAGT1 gene encoding UDP-N-acetylglucosamine--dolichyl-phosphate N-acetylglucosaminephosphotransferase isoform X6 gives MIFLGFADDVLNLRWRHKLLLPTAASLPLLMVYFTNFGNTTIVVPKPFRPILGLHLDLGDCRDDHVFSLYFMIPFFFTTLGLLYHNWYPSRVFVGDTFCYFAGMTFAVVGILGHFSKTMLLFFMPQVFNFLYSLPQLLHIIPCPRHRIPRLNIKTGKLEMSYSKFKTKSLSFLGTFILKVAESLRLVTIHQSDTEDGEFTECNNMTLINLLLKIFGPIHERNLTLLLLLLQILGSAFTFSIRYQLVRLFYDV, from the exons ATGATCTTCCTGGGCTTTGCGGATGATGTACTGAATCTGCGCTGGCGCCATAAGCTGCTGCTACCCACAGCTGCCTCACTACCTCTCCTCATGGTCTATTTCACCAACTTTGGCAACACGACCATTGTGGTGCCGAAGCCCTTCCGCCCGATTCTTGGCCTGCATCTGGACTTGG GTGATTGTCGGGATGATCATGTCTTTTCCCTCTACTTCATGATACCCTTTTTTTTCACCACTTTGGGATTGCTGTACCACAACTG GTACCCATCACGGGTGTTTGTGGGAGATACCTTCTGTTACTTTGCTGGCATGACCTTTGCCGTGGTGGGCATCTTGGGACACTTCAGCAAGACCATGCTACTATTCTTCATGCCCCAGGTGTTCAACTTCCTCTACTCACTGCCTCAGCTCCTGCATATCATCCCCTGCCCTCGCCACCGCATACCCAG ACTCAATATCAAGACAGGCAAACTGGAGATGAGCTATTCCAAGTTCAAGACCAAGAGCCTCTCTTTCTTGGGCACCTTTATTTTAAAG GTGGCAGAGAGCCTCCGGCTGGTGACAATACACCAAAGTGATACTGAGGATGGTGAATTCACTGAATGTAACAACATGACCCTCATCAACTTGCTACTTAAAATCTTTGGGCCCATACATGAGAGAAACCTCACattgctcctgctgctgctgcag ATCCTGGGCAGTGCCTTCACCTTCTCCATTCGATATCAGCTCGTTCGACTCTTCTATGATGTCTGA
- the DPAGT1 gene encoding UDP-N-acetylglucosamine--dolichyl-phosphate N-acetylglucosaminephosphotransferase isoform X4, translating into MIFLGFADDVLNLRWRHKLLLPTAASLPLLMVYFTNFGNTTIVVPKPFRPILGLHLDLGILYYVYMGLLAVFCTNAINILAGINGLEAGQSLVISASIIVFNLVELEGDCRDDHVFSLYFMIPFFFTTLGLLYHNWYPSRVFVGDTFCYFAGMTFAVVGILGHFSKTMLLFFMPQVFNFLYSLPQLLHIIPCPRHRIPRLNIKTGKLEMSYSKFKTKSLSFLGTFILKVAESLRLVTIHQSDTEDGEFTECNNMTLINLLLKIFGPIHERNLTLLLLLLQVRMGIGFIPPCLPFSVILTPVHFSLQILGSAFTFSIRYQLVRLFYDV; encoded by the exons ATGATCTTCCTGGGCTTTGCGGATGATGTACTGAATCTGCGCTGGCGCCATAAGCTGCTGCTACCCACAGCTGCCTCACTACCTCTCCTCATGGTCTATTTCACCAACTTTGGCAACACGACCATTGTGGTGCCGAAGCCCTTCCGCCCGATTCTTGGCCTGCATCTGGACTTGG GAATCCTGTACTATGTCTACATGGGGCTGCTGGCAGTGTTCTGTACCAATGCCATCAATATCCTAGCAGGAATTAATGGCCTAGAGGCTGGCCAGTCACTAGTAATTTCTGCTTCCATCATTGTCTTCAACCTGGTAGAGTTGGAAG GTGATTGTCGGGATGATCATGTCTTTTCCCTCTACTTCATGATACCCTTTTTTTTCACCACTTTGGGATTGCTGTACCACAACTG GTACCCATCACGGGTGTTTGTGGGAGATACCTTCTGTTACTTTGCTGGCATGACCTTTGCCGTGGTGGGCATCTTGGGACACTTCAGCAAGACCATGCTACTATTCTTCATGCCCCAGGTGTTCAACTTCCTCTACTCACTGCCTCAGCTCCTGCATATCATCCCCTGCCCTCGCCACCGCATACCCAG ACTCAATATCAAGACAGGCAAACTGGAGATGAGCTATTCCAAGTTCAAGACCAAGAGCCTCTCTTTCTTGGGCACCTTTATTTTAAAG GTGGCAGAGAGCCTCCGGCTGGTGACAATACACCAAAGTGATACTGAGGATGGTGAATTCACTGAATGTAACAACATGACCCTCATCAACTTGCTACTTAAAATCTTTGGGCCCATACATGAGAGAAACCTCACattgctcctgctgctgctgcaggtGAGGATGGGGATTGGGTTTATACCTCCTTGTCTCCCTTTCTCCGTGATTCTTACTCCAGTCCATTTCTCCTTGCAGATCCTGGGCAGTGCCTTCACCTTCTCCATTCGATATCAGCTCGTTCGACTCTTCTATGATGTCTGA
- the DPAGT1 gene encoding UDP-N-acetylglucosamine--dolichyl-phosphate N-acetylglucosaminephosphotransferase isoform X1, whose translation MWAFSELPMPLLVNLIVSLLGFVATVTLIPAFRGHFIAARLCGQDLNKTSRQQIPESQGVISGAVFLIILFCFIPFPFLNCFVKEQCKAFPHHEFVALIGALLAICCMIFLGFADDVLNLRWRHKLLLPTAASLPLLMVYFTNFGNTTIVVPKPFRPILGLHLDLGILYYVYMGLLAVFCTNAINILAGINGLEAGQSLVISASIIVFNLVELEGDCRDDHVFSLYFMIPFFFTTLGLLYHNWYPSRVFVGDTFCYFAGMTFAVVGILGHFSKTMLLFFMPQVFNFLYSLPQLLHIIPCPRHRIPRLNIKTGKLEMSYSKFKTKSLSFLGTFILKVAESLRLVTIHQSDTEDGEFTECNNMTLINLLLKIFGPIHERNLTLLLLLLQVRMGIGFIPPCLPFSVILTPVHFSLQILGSAFTFSIRYQLVRLFYDV comes from the exons ATGTGGGCCTTCTCGGAATTGCCCATGCCGCTGCTGGTCAATTTGATCGTCTCGCTGCTGGGATTTGTGGCCACAGTCACCCTCATCCCAGCCTTCCGGGGCCACTTCATTGCTGCGCGCCTCTGTGGTCAGGACCTCAACAAAACCAGCCGACAACAGAT CCCAGAATCCCAGGGAGTGATCAGCGGTGCTGTTTTCCTTATCATCCTCTTCTGCTTCatccctttccccttcctgaACTGCTTTGTGAAGGAGCAGTGTAAGGCATTCCCCCACCATGAA TTTGTGGCCCTGATAGGTGCCCTCCTTGCCATCTGCTGCATGATCTTCCTGGGCTTTGCGGATGATGTACTGAATCTGCGCTGGCGCCATAAGCTGCTGCTACCCACAGCTGCCTCACTACCTCTCCTCATGGTCTATTTCACCAACTTTGGCAACACGACCATTGTGGTGCCGAAGCCCTTCCGCCCGATTCTTGGCCTGCATCTGGACTTGG GAATCCTGTACTATGTCTACATGGGGCTGCTGGCAGTGTTCTGTACCAATGCCATCAATATCCTAGCAGGAATTAATGGCCTAGAGGCTGGCCAGTCACTAGTAATTTCTGCTTCCATCATTGTCTTCAACCTGGTAGAGTTGGAAG GTGATTGTCGGGATGATCATGTCTTTTCCCTCTACTTCATGATACCCTTTTTTTTCACCACTTTGGGATTGCTGTACCACAACTG GTACCCATCACGGGTGTTTGTGGGAGATACCTTCTGTTACTTTGCTGGCATGACCTTTGCCGTGGTGGGCATCTTGGGACACTTCAGCAAGACCATGCTACTATTCTTCATGCCCCAGGTGTTCAACTTCCTCTACTCACTGCCTCAGCTCCTGCATATCATCCCCTGCCCTCGCCACCGCATACCCAG ACTCAATATCAAGACAGGCAAACTGGAGATGAGCTATTCCAAGTTCAAGACCAAGAGCCTCTCTTTCTTGGGCACCTTTATTTTAAAG GTGGCAGAGAGCCTCCGGCTGGTGACAATACACCAAAGTGATACTGAGGATGGTGAATTCACTGAATGTAACAACATGACCCTCATCAACTTGCTACTTAAAATCTTTGGGCCCATACATGAGAGAAACCTCACattgctcctgctgctgctgcaggtGAGGATGGGGATTGGGTTTATACCTCCTTGTCTCCCTTTCTCCGTGATTCTTACTCCAGTCCATTTCTCCTTGCAGATCCTGGGCAGTGCCTTCACCTTCTCCATTCGATATCAGCTCGTTCGACTCTTCTATGATGTCTGA
- the H2AX gene encoding histone H2AX has translation MSGRGKTGGKARAKAKSRSSRAGLQFPVGRVHRLLRKGHYAERVGAGAPVYLAAVLEYLTAEILELAGNAARDNKKTRIIPRHLQLAIRNDEELNKLLGGVTIAQGGVLPNIQAVLLPKKTSATVGPKAPSGGKKATQASQEY, from the coding sequence ATGTCGGGCCGCGGCAAGACTGGCGGCAAGGCCCGCGCCAAGGCCAAGTCGCGCTCGTCGCGCGCCGGCCTCCAGTTCCCAGTGGGCCGTGTACACCGGCTGCTGCGGAAGGGCCACTACGCCGAGCGCGTTGGCGCCGGCGCGCCCGTGTACCTGGCGGCAGTGCTGGAGTACCTCACCGCTGAGATCCTGGAGCTGGCGGGCAATGCGGCCCGCGACAACAAGAAGACGCGAATCATCCCCCGCCACCTGCAGCTGGCCATCCGCAACGACGAGGAGCTCAACAAGCTGCTGGGCGGCGTGACGATCGCCCAGGGAGGCGTCCTGCCCAACATCCAGGCCGTGCTGTTGCCCAAGAAGACCAGCGCCACCGTGGGGCCGAAGGCGCCCTCGGGCGGCAAGAAGGCCACCCAGGCCTCCCAGGAGTACTAA
- the DPAGT1 gene encoding UDP-N-acetylglucosamine--dolichyl-phosphate N-acetylglucosaminephosphotransferase isoform X3 translates to MWAFSELPMPLLVNLIVSLLGFVATVTLIPAFRGHFIAARLCGQDLNKTSRQQIPESQGVISGAVFLIILFCFIPFPFLNCFVKEQCKAFPHHEFVALIGALLAICCMIFLGFADDVLNLRWRHKLLLPTAASLPLLMVYFTNFGNTTIVVPKPFRPILGLHLDLGDCRDDHVFSLYFMIPFFFTTLGLLYHNWYPSRVFVGDTFCYFAGMTFAVVGILGHFSKTMLLFFMPQVFNFLYSLPQLLHIIPCPRHRIPRLNIKTGKLEMSYSKFKTKSLSFLGTFILKVAESLRLVTIHQSDTEDGEFTECNNMTLINLLLKIFGPIHERNLTLLLLLLQILGSAFTFSIRYQLVRLFYDV, encoded by the exons ATGTGGGCCTTCTCGGAATTGCCCATGCCGCTGCTGGTCAATTTGATCGTCTCGCTGCTGGGATTTGTGGCCACAGTCACCCTCATCCCAGCCTTCCGGGGCCACTTCATTGCTGCGCGCCTCTGTGGTCAGGACCTCAACAAAACCAGCCGACAACAGAT CCCAGAATCCCAGGGAGTGATCAGCGGTGCTGTTTTCCTTATCATCCTCTTCTGCTTCatccctttccccttcctgaACTGCTTTGTGAAGGAGCAGTGTAAGGCATTCCCCCACCATGAA TTTGTGGCCCTGATAGGTGCCCTCCTTGCCATCTGCTGCATGATCTTCCTGGGCTTTGCGGATGATGTACTGAATCTGCGCTGGCGCCATAAGCTGCTGCTACCCACAGCTGCCTCACTACCTCTCCTCATGGTCTATTTCACCAACTTTGGCAACACGACCATTGTGGTGCCGAAGCCCTTCCGCCCGATTCTTGGCCTGCATCTGGACTTGG GTGATTGTCGGGATGATCATGTCTTTTCCCTCTACTTCATGATACCCTTTTTTTTCACCACTTTGGGATTGCTGTACCACAACTG GTACCCATCACGGGTGTTTGTGGGAGATACCTTCTGTTACTTTGCTGGCATGACCTTTGCCGTGGTGGGCATCTTGGGACACTTCAGCAAGACCATGCTACTATTCTTCATGCCCCAGGTGTTCAACTTCCTCTACTCACTGCCTCAGCTCCTGCATATCATCCCCTGCCCTCGCCACCGCATACCCAG ACTCAATATCAAGACAGGCAAACTGGAGATGAGCTATTCCAAGTTCAAGACCAAGAGCCTCTCTTTCTTGGGCACCTTTATTTTAAAG GTGGCAGAGAGCCTCCGGCTGGTGACAATACACCAAAGTGATACTGAGGATGGTGAATTCACTGAATGTAACAACATGACCCTCATCAACTTGCTACTTAAAATCTTTGGGCCCATACATGAGAGAAACCTCACattgctcctgctgctgctgcag ATCCTGGGCAGTGCCTTCACCTTCTCCATTCGATATCAGCTCGTTCGACTCTTCTATGATGTCTGA
- the DPAGT1 gene encoding UDP-N-acetylglucosamine--dolichyl-phosphate N-acetylglucosaminephosphotransferase isoform X2, giving the protein MWAFSELPMPLLVNLIVSLLGFVATVTLIPAFRGHFIAARLCGQDLNKTSRQQIPESQGVISGAVFLIILFCFIPFPFLNCFVKEQCKAFPHHEFVALIGALLAICCMIFLGFADDVLNLRWRHKLLLPTAASLPLLMVYFTNFGNTTIVVPKPFRPILGLHLDLGILYYVYMGLLAVFCTNAINILAGINGLEAGQSLVISASIIVFNLVELEGDCRDDHVFSLYFMIPFFFTTLGLLYHNWYPSRVFVGDTFCYFAGMTFAVVGILGHFSKTMLLFFMPQVFNFLYSLPQLLHIIPCPRHRIPRLNIKTGKLEMSYSKFKTKSLSFLGTFILKVAESLRLVTIHQSDTEDGEFTECNNMTLINLLLKIFGPIHERNLTLLLLLLQILGSAFTFSIRYQLVRLFYDV; this is encoded by the exons ATGTGGGCCTTCTCGGAATTGCCCATGCCGCTGCTGGTCAATTTGATCGTCTCGCTGCTGGGATTTGTGGCCACAGTCACCCTCATCCCAGCCTTCCGGGGCCACTTCATTGCTGCGCGCCTCTGTGGTCAGGACCTCAACAAAACCAGCCGACAACAGAT CCCAGAATCCCAGGGAGTGATCAGCGGTGCTGTTTTCCTTATCATCCTCTTCTGCTTCatccctttccccttcctgaACTGCTTTGTGAAGGAGCAGTGTAAGGCATTCCCCCACCATGAA TTTGTGGCCCTGATAGGTGCCCTCCTTGCCATCTGCTGCATGATCTTCCTGGGCTTTGCGGATGATGTACTGAATCTGCGCTGGCGCCATAAGCTGCTGCTACCCACAGCTGCCTCACTACCTCTCCTCATGGTCTATTTCACCAACTTTGGCAACACGACCATTGTGGTGCCGAAGCCCTTCCGCCCGATTCTTGGCCTGCATCTGGACTTGG GAATCCTGTACTATGTCTACATGGGGCTGCTGGCAGTGTTCTGTACCAATGCCATCAATATCCTAGCAGGAATTAATGGCCTAGAGGCTGGCCAGTCACTAGTAATTTCTGCTTCCATCATTGTCTTCAACCTGGTAGAGTTGGAAG GTGATTGTCGGGATGATCATGTCTTTTCCCTCTACTTCATGATACCCTTTTTTTTCACCACTTTGGGATTGCTGTACCACAACTG GTACCCATCACGGGTGTTTGTGGGAGATACCTTCTGTTACTTTGCTGGCATGACCTTTGCCGTGGTGGGCATCTTGGGACACTTCAGCAAGACCATGCTACTATTCTTCATGCCCCAGGTGTTCAACTTCCTCTACTCACTGCCTCAGCTCCTGCATATCATCCCCTGCCCTCGCCACCGCATACCCAG ACTCAATATCAAGACAGGCAAACTGGAGATGAGCTATTCCAAGTTCAAGACCAAGAGCCTCTCTTTCTTGGGCACCTTTATTTTAAAG GTGGCAGAGAGCCTCCGGCTGGTGACAATACACCAAAGTGATACTGAGGATGGTGAATTCACTGAATGTAACAACATGACCCTCATCAACTTGCTACTTAAAATCTTTGGGCCCATACATGAGAGAAACCTCACattgctcctgctgctgctgcag ATCCTGGGCAGTGCCTTCACCTTCTCCATTCGATATCAGCTCGTTCGACTCTTCTATGATGTCTGA
- the DPAGT1 gene encoding UDP-N-acetylglucosamine--dolichyl-phosphate N-acetylglucosaminephosphotransferase isoform X8: protein MGLLAVFCTNAINILAGINGLEAGQSLVISASIIVFNLVELEGDCRDDHVFSLYFMIPFFFTTLGLLYHNWYPSRVFVGDTFCYFAGMTFAVVGILGHFSKTMLLFFMPQVFNFLYSLPQLLHIIPCPRHRIPRLNIKTGKLEMSYSKFKTKSLSFLGTFILKVAESLRLVTIHQSDTEDGEFTECNNMTLINLLLKIFGPIHERNLTLLLLLLQILGSAFTFSIRYQLVRLFYDV, encoded by the exons ATGGGGCTGCTGGCAGTGTTCTGTACCAATGCCATCAATATCCTAGCAGGAATTAATGGCCTAGAGGCTGGCCAGTCACTAGTAATTTCTGCTTCCATCATTGTCTTCAACCTGGTAGAGTTGGAAG GTGATTGTCGGGATGATCATGTCTTTTCCCTCTACTTCATGATACCCTTTTTTTTCACCACTTTGGGATTGCTGTACCACAACTG GTACCCATCACGGGTGTTTGTGGGAGATACCTTCTGTTACTTTGCTGGCATGACCTTTGCCGTGGTGGGCATCTTGGGACACTTCAGCAAGACCATGCTACTATTCTTCATGCCCCAGGTGTTCAACTTCCTCTACTCACTGCCTCAGCTCCTGCATATCATCCCCTGCCCTCGCCACCGCATACCCAG ACTCAATATCAAGACAGGCAAACTGGAGATGAGCTATTCCAAGTTCAAGACCAAGAGCCTCTCTTTCTTGGGCACCTTTATTTTAAAG GTGGCAGAGAGCCTCCGGCTGGTGACAATACACCAAAGTGATACTGAGGATGGTGAATTCACTGAATGTAACAACATGACCCTCATCAACTTGCTACTTAAAATCTTTGGGCCCATACATGAGAGAAACCTCACattgctcctgctgctgctgcag ATCCTGGGCAGTGCCTTCACCTTCTCCATTCGATATCAGCTCGTTCGACTCTTCTATGATGTCTGA
- the DPAGT1 gene encoding UDP-N-acetylglucosamine--dolichyl-phosphate N-acetylglucosaminephosphotransferase isoform X7, translating into MWAFSELPMPLLVNLIVSLLGFVATVTLIPAFRGHFIAARLCGQDLNKTSRQQIPESQGVISGAVFLIILFCFIPFPFLNCFVKEQCKAFPHHEFVALIGALLAICCMIFLGFADDVLNLRWRHKLLLPTAASLPLLMVYFTNFGNTTIVVPKPFRPILGLHLDLGILYYVYMGLLAVFCTNAINILAGINGLEAGQSLVISASIIVFNLVELEGDCRDDHVFSLYFMIPFFFTTLGLLYHNWWQRASGW; encoded by the exons ATGTGGGCCTTCTCGGAATTGCCCATGCCGCTGCTGGTCAATTTGATCGTCTCGCTGCTGGGATTTGTGGCCACAGTCACCCTCATCCCAGCCTTCCGGGGCCACTTCATTGCTGCGCGCCTCTGTGGTCAGGACCTCAACAAAACCAGCCGACAACAGAT CCCAGAATCCCAGGGAGTGATCAGCGGTGCTGTTTTCCTTATCATCCTCTTCTGCTTCatccctttccccttcctgaACTGCTTTGTGAAGGAGCAGTGTAAGGCATTCCCCCACCATGAA TTTGTGGCCCTGATAGGTGCCCTCCTTGCCATCTGCTGCATGATCTTCCTGGGCTTTGCGGATGATGTACTGAATCTGCGCTGGCGCCATAAGCTGCTGCTACCCACAGCTGCCTCACTACCTCTCCTCATGGTCTATTTCACCAACTTTGGCAACACGACCATTGTGGTGCCGAAGCCCTTCCGCCCGATTCTTGGCCTGCATCTGGACTTGG GAATCCTGTACTATGTCTACATGGGGCTGCTGGCAGTGTTCTGTACCAATGCCATCAATATCCTAGCAGGAATTAATGGCCTAGAGGCTGGCCAGTCACTAGTAATTTCTGCTTCCATCATTGTCTTCAACCTGGTAGAGTTGGAAG GTGATTGTCGGGATGATCATGTCTTTTCCCTCTACTTCATGATACCCTTTTTTTTCACCACTTTGGGATTGCTGTACCACAACTG GTGGCAGAGAGCCTCCGGCTGGTGA
- the DPAGT1 gene encoding UDP-N-acetylglucosamine--dolichyl-phosphate N-acetylglucosaminephosphotransferase isoform X5 encodes MIFLGFADDVLNLRWRHKLLLPTAASLPLLMVYFTNFGNTTIVVPKPFRPILGLHLDLGILYYVYMGLLAVFCTNAINILAGINGLEAGQSLVISASIIVFNLVELEGDCRDDHVFSLYFMIPFFFTTLGLLYHNWYPSRVFVGDTFCYFAGMTFAVVGILGHFSKTMLLFFMPQVFNFLYSLPQLLHIIPCPRHRIPRLNIKTGKLEMSYSKFKTKSLSFLGTFILKVAESLRLVTIHQSDTEDGEFTECNNMTLINLLLKIFGPIHERNLTLLLLLLQILGSAFTFSIRYQLVRLFYDV; translated from the exons ATGATCTTCCTGGGCTTTGCGGATGATGTACTGAATCTGCGCTGGCGCCATAAGCTGCTGCTACCCACAGCTGCCTCACTACCTCTCCTCATGGTCTATTTCACCAACTTTGGCAACACGACCATTGTGGTGCCGAAGCCCTTCCGCCCGATTCTTGGCCTGCATCTGGACTTGG GAATCCTGTACTATGTCTACATGGGGCTGCTGGCAGTGTTCTGTACCAATGCCATCAATATCCTAGCAGGAATTAATGGCCTAGAGGCTGGCCAGTCACTAGTAATTTCTGCTTCCATCATTGTCTTCAACCTGGTAGAGTTGGAAG GTGATTGTCGGGATGATCATGTCTTTTCCCTCTACTTCATGATACCCTTTTTTTTCACCACTTTGGGATTGCTGTACCACAACTG GTACCCATCACGGGTGTTTGTGGGAGATACCTTCTGTTACTTTGCTGGCATGACCTTTGCCGTGGTGGGCATCTTGGGACACTTCAGCAAGACCATGCTACTATTCTTCATGCCCCAGGTGTTCAACTTCCTCTACTCACTGCCTCAGCTCCTGCATATCATCCCCTGCCCTCGCCACCGCATACCCAG ACTCAATATCAAGACAGGCAAACTGGAGATGAGCTATTCCAAGTTCAAGACCAAGAGCCTCTCTTTCTTGGGCACCTTTATTTTAAAG GTGGCAGAGAGCCTCCGGCTGGTGACAATACACCAAAGTGATACTGAGGATGGTGAATTCACTGAATGTAACAACATGACCCTCATCAACTTGCTACTTAAAATCTTTGGGCCCATACATGAGAGAAACCTCACattgctcctgctgctgctgcag ATCCTGGGCAGTGCCTTCACCTTCTCCATTCGATATCAGCTCGTTCGACTCTTCTATGATGTCTGA